A region of Streptomyces sp. NBC_01267 DNA encodes the following proteins:
- a CDS encoding PE-PGRS family protein — protein MEMGEHWAYRVRPKDLGSAVHQVEIVRVGGPGRTGGVHVRFLDGDAAGLQEWVNPTCLVGPWAEAEEFHADDAAELALAEASRHVRGSAEFEAARLILGFVRPKSKLRLRRGVQDAGILDMGRLDETAPLVGMDPAKLRDDPAVHENRDGHCLAGWPVTERLARHVAERLADTILPEVDRKQQSLEQERAQGSWYSSYSRRDDRKLDAEATVLRTVRAWCGEDKSERYDELVALRAEVIRLGKLVERAVTTLRDRGHGFIASTIERELGVHISSLDPDVRR, from the coding sequence ATGGAAATGGGTGAGCACTGGGCGTATCGCGTGAGGCCGAAGGACCTGGGCAGCGCGGTTCACCAGGTAGAGATTGTTCGTGTCGGCGGCCCCGGCAGGACGGGCGGGGTCCACGTGCGGTTCCTTGACGGTGACGCCGCCGGGCTACAGGAATGGGTCAACCCCACGTGCCTCGTGGGTCCGTGGGCGGAGGCCGAAGAGTTCCACGCGGACGACGCGGCGGAGTTGGCGTTGGCCGAGGCGTCGCGACACGTGAGGGGCAGCGCGGAGTTCGAGGCCGCGCGGCTGATCCTCGGGTTCGTCAGACCGAAGAGCAAACTGCGCCTGCGGCGAGGCGTCCAGGACGCCGGCATCCTGGACATGGGCCGACTGGATGAGACCGCACCGCTCGTCGGTATGGACCCTGCGAAACTGCGGGACGATCCTGCGGTCCACGAGAACCGCGACGGCCACTGCCTTGCAGGTTGGCCAGTCACTGAACGTCTCGCCCGCCATGTGGCCGAACGTCTCGCCGACACGATCCTGCCGGAGGTGGACCGCAAACAGCAGAGCCTTGAGCAGGAACGCGCCCAGGGTTCTTGGTACTCCTCCTACAGCCGTCGCGATGACCGCAAGCTGGACGCCGAAGCGACCGTCCTGAGGACCGTGCGGGCCTGGTGCGGCGAGGACAAGTCTGAGCGCTATGACGAACTGGTCGCCCTGCGGGCGGAGGTCATCCGGCTCGGGAAACTGGTCGAGCGGGCGGTGACGACCCTACGTGACCGCGGACACGGCTTCATCGCCTCCACCATTGAGCGCGAGCTGGGCGTCCATATCTCCAGCCTTGATCCAGACGTTCGTCGCTGA
- a CDS encoding metallophosphoesterase, whose amino-acid sequence MRARYGTPLKVTAGITAVGVAGIAYAAGFEARSFRLRRVTVPVLPPGARPLRVLQVSDIHMVSGQRKKQRWLQSLAGLRPDFVVNTGDNLSDPEGVPEVLDALGPLLEFPGVYVFGSNDYYGPKFRNPARYLFEKAQGKHGLNGKAPATGVVHNPWEDLRDGFDAAGWVNLTNTRGRLKLDGLDIAFTGLDDPHIKRDRYAQVAGGPEEGADLSLAVVHAPYLRALDAFTADGYPLVLAGHTHGGQLCIPFYGALVTNCDLDTDRVKGLSAHEAGGNRSYLHVSAGCGTNRYTPVRFACAPEATLLTLAPRH is encoded by the coding sequence ATGCGCGCACGCTATGGGACCCCGCTCAAAGTCACCGCAGGAATCACGGCCGTTGGCGTGGCCGGCATCGCCTATGCCGCCGGTTTCGAGGCGCGCTCGTTCCGCCTCCGACGGGTCACCGTGCCCGTCCTGCCACCGGGTGCCCGGCCCCTGCGCGTACTCCAGGTCTCGGACATCCACATGGTGAGCGGCCAGCGGAAGAAACAGCGCTGGCTCCAGTCCCTCGCGGGCCTGCGTCCCGACTTCGTGGTCAATACCGGGGACAACCTCTCCGACCCGGAGGGCGTTCCCGAGGTGCTGGACGCGCTGGGGCCGCTGCTCGAATTCCCCGGCGTGTACGTGTTCGGCTCGAACGACTACTACGGGCCCAAGTTCCGCAACCCGGCGCGCTACCTCTTCGAGAAGGCGCAGGGCAAGCACGGGCTGAACGGCAAGGCCCCGGCGACCGGCGTCGTGCACAACCCGTGGGAGGACCTCCGCGACGGTTTCGACGCGGCGGGCTGGGTGAACCTCACCAACACCCGTGGCCGCCTCAAGCTGGACGGCCTGGACATCGCCTTCACCGGCCTGGACGACCCGCACATCAAGCGCGACCGGTACGCCCAGGTGGCAGGCGGCCCCGAGGAGGGCGCCGACCTCTCCCTGGCCGTGGTGCACGCCCCGTACCTCCGCGCACTGGACGCCTTCACGGCCGACGGCTACCCCCTGGTCCTGGCGGGCCACACCCACGGCGGGCAGCTGTGCATCCCGTTCTACGGCGCGCTGGTCACCAACTGCGACCTCGACACGGACCGGGTCAAGGGCCTCTCCGCCCACGAGGCCGGCGGCAACCGCTCGTATCTCCACGTATCAGCGGGCTGCGGAACGAACCGCTACACACCGGTGCGCTTCGCCTGCGCACCGGAGGCGACCCTGCTGACACTCGCGCCCCGGCACTGA